In Desulfopila inferna, a single genomic region encodes these proteins:
- a CDS encoding TIM-barrel domain-containing protein — protein sequence MLPNKHFHPLNFRFAERYKNRTIQIGHRNYPVEVGSTAEHIHHIAISSQTGPLKDVRAERPARLPDAVGEGSSSLEITSVGGMRLLSPAGDVLLEGCRRSWFGVCGHAWLFQFRREADMSFYGLGEKQAPFERSNRTYRFYNVDVWADHHIEQVRNGDYDPDYISIPYLIIKRGNIFIGLLSDNPYPGVISISGEAQVAEQLQIRLDYPAAVVIGAENGLPSLYCILGPSLAELTCKLQMLVGTTPLPPLWSLGYHQSRWGYSGDADLFDLAEHFENHKFPVDGLWLDIDYMDEFRVFTFNRKHLPHPAETVRALKERGYRVVPILDPGVKREDGYPVFTGGKEGGMFCLTESGKIFVGLVWPGFSVFPDFSLAEVRQWWADLCRKFFEYGFEGAWIDMNDPSTGPIDPSSMRFEYGHTEHVAYRNQYGLLMARATRDGLLAARPYQRPFLLSRSGSTGSQKYAAHWTGDNFSNYHHLQRSIGKSLNLALSGVPFNGADVGGFGDDCGEELLVDWIKTAFLFPFFRNHTMRGSRPQEPWVYSSAALSIIRRFVRLRYSLMPYLYNLFMDQEEKGEAVLRPLFYDFADTASLPLGHIDDQFMVGPAIMQAPFVEENRQERELVLPSGHWLDGESGQWLRGKRQVRAIKKPWSTPLFFREGGLIPFQPGKRENNSHNLNDIGMFCCLSPKYEGTSRYLYRSDDGISFDYLKGRRSTVEVMAWIEGDDLHLKLNPLSHGYGEVIITPFTIHPFAAVIMENESGRQSLQFEELRVRLTGNSLTWYRWNIAGLE from the coding sequence GTGTTGCCCAATAAACACTTTCACCCCCTTAATTTCAGATTTGCAGAGCGATATAAAAACCGCACAATACAGATCGGCCATCGGAATTATCCGGTTGAAGTTGGTTCGACCGCGGAGCACATCCATCATATCGCTATCAGCTCTCAGACCGGGCCGCTGAAGGATGTGCGCGCTGAAAGGCCTGCCCGGCTGCCGGATGCTGTTGGCGAAGGGAGTTCCAGCCTCGAGATAACCTCCGTTGGCGGTATGCGGCTGCTTTCTCCTGCGGGAGATGTTCTGTTGGAAGGGTGCCGGCGCAGCTGGTTCGGAGTATGCGGACACGCCTGGCTTTTTCAGTTCCGGCGTGAAGCCGACATGAGCTTTTATGGGCTTGGAGAGAAGCAGGCCCCTTTCGAGCGTTCCAATCGAACCTATCGCTTCTATAATGTAGATGTCTGGGCGGATCACCACATCGAGCAGGTCAGAAACGGCGATTACGATCCGGACTACATCTCTATCCCCTATCTTATCATCAAGCGCGGCAACATTTTTATCGGGTTGTTGTCGGACAACCCTTATCCGGGGGTGATTTCCATTTCAGGCGAAGCTCAGGTGGCAGAGCAACTGCAGATACGACTCGATTATCCCGCCGCTGTGGTTATAGGTGCGGAAAACGGCCTTCCCTCGCTTTATTGTATTCTCGGACCCTCTCTGGCCGAACTCACCTGTAAACTGCAGATGCTGGTTGGTACCACGCCGCTGCCTCCTCTTTGGTCTCTCGGCTATCATCAGAGCCGCTGGGGCTATAGTGGGGATGCAGACCTCTTTGATCTCGCGGAACATTTTGAAAATCATAAATTCCCGGTGGACGGTCTCTGGCTGGATATCGATTATATGGACGAATTCCGCGTTTTCACCTTCAACAGGAAACATCTGCCCCACCCGGCTGAGACGGTCAGAGCCCTGAAAGAGAGAGGATATAGAGTCGTGCCTATCCTCGATCCCGGAGTGAAGCGCGAGGACGGTTATCCTGTTTTCACCGGCGGCAAAGAAGGCGGAATGTTCTGCCTCACCGAATCGGGCAAGATTTTCGTTGGCCTGGTCTGGCCGGGTTTCTCGGTCTTCCCGGATTTCAGCCTGGCGGAAGTCCGGCAGTGGTGGGCTGATCTGTGTCGGAAATTCTTCGAGTATGGTTTTGAAGGTGCCTGGATAGATATGAATGATCCATCCACCGGCCCCATAGATCCCTCATCCATGCGCTTTGAGTATGGCCATACCGAGCATGTGGCCTATCGCAATCAGTACGGCCTACTGATGGCCAGGGCCACCCGGGACGGTCTGCTGGCCGCGCGTCCTTATCAGAGGCCTTTCCTTTTGTCCCGTTCCGGCAGCACCGGTTCTCAGAAATATGCCGCTCACTGGACCGGGGATAACTTTTCGAACTACCACCATCTGCAGCGCTCCATCGGCAAATCTCTAAATCTGGCCCTGTCCGGGGTTCCTTTCAATGGGGCCGATGTCGGCGGTTTCGGGGATGATTGCGGAGAAGAGCTTCTTGTAGACTGGATAAAAACAGCATTTCTCTTTCCCTTCTTCCGCAATCACACCATGCGGGGAAGCCGCCCCCAGGAGCCCTGGGTGTATTCATCTGCAGCCTTGTCAATCATCCGCCGCTTTGTCCGTCTACGCTACAGCCTGATGCCATATCTCTACAATCTGTTCATGGATCAGGAGGAGAAAGGAGAGGCTGTCCTGCGCCCGCTGTTCTATGATTTTGCCGATACTGCATCACTGCCTCTTGGCCATATCGACGACCAGTTCATGGTGGGCCCCGCCATCATGCAGGCTCCCTTTGTTGAAGAAAACCGGCAGGAGCGGGAGCTGGTATTGCCGTCGGGGCACTGGCTCGATGGAGAAAGCGGGCAGTGGCTCAGGGGAAAGCGGCAGGTCAGGGCGATTAAAAAACCCTGGAGCACTCCTCTGTTTTTCCGGGAAGGAGGCCTGATTCCCTTTCAACCAGGAAAAAGAGAGAACAATAGCCATAATTTAAATGATATAGGTATGTTTTGCTGCCTGTCCCCAAAGTATGAGGGCACAAGCCGCTATCTCTATCGGAGCGACGACGGCATCAGTTTCGATTACCTCAAGGGCAGGCGCAGCACCGTGGAGGTGATGGCCTGGATCGAGGGGGATGACCTTCATCTGAAGCTCAATCCTCTGAGCCACGGATACGGTGAAGTGATCATCACCCCTTTCACCATTCACCCTTTTGCCGCGGTGATAATGGAAAATGAATCGGGCAGGCAATCGCTGCAGTTCGAGGAGCTAAGGGTGCGGTTAACTGGAAATAGCCTGACCTGGTATCGCTGGAATATTGCGGGACTGGAATAA
- a CDS encoding monovalent cation/H+ antiporter complex subunit F, which translates to MQHFYLLMAFFLFLNILAGLLRVVIGPTRADRMLAAQLFSTTGSAICLLIAEALQMEGVRDTALVFVILSIMAVLAFVRRLSPKNTSEGS; encoded by the coding sequence ATGCAGCATTTTTACCTGCTCATGGCATTTTTTTTGTTTCTCAACATCCTGGCCGGTCTGTTGCGTGTCGTTATTGGCCCTACCAGAGCCGACCGCATGCTTGCCGCTCAGCTCTTCAGCACCACCGGGTCAGCCATCTGTCTGCTAATAGCCGAAGCTCTGCAGATGGAAGGTGTCAGGGATACCGCCCTGGTTTTCGTCATTCTGTCGATTATGGCTGTTCTCGCTTTTGTACGGCGGCTTTCACCGAAAAACACCAGCGAGGGATCATGA
- a CDS encoding cation:proton antiporter: MTIWDIFSLLSCLAGGFFFLAGTVGMLRFPDAMSRLHALTKADNLGLGFIVLGLSLRSLVLPVIIKLLLIWFTVMLASSTACYLVGNSILEEERKNGRER, translated from the coding sequence ATGACCATCTGGGATATATTTTCTCTATTATCCTGTCTGGCAGGCGGATTCTTTTTTCTGGCCGGGACCGTGGGCATGCTCCGCTTTCCCGATGCCATGAGCCGTCTGCACGCCCTTACTAAAGCTGATAATCTGGGACTCGGATTCATTGTCCTGGGGCTTTCCCTGAGATCGCTGGTGCTGCCGGTCATCATCAAACTGCTGCTTATCTGGTTTACGGTCATGCTGGCAAGTTCCACGGCCTGCTATCTGGTGGGCAATTCCATTCTCGAGGAAGAGCGGAAAAACGGCAGGGAAAGATAA
- a CDS encoding hydrogenase subunit MbhD domain-containing protein: MSGTGLLLDLALCAALVFTSWRVLHSSDHFQAVVLFIIFGLILALTWVRLDAPDIAIAEAAVGAGLAGVMLLDTLRMMKSTAAEKAAEEDSWQDVADLPWYHQVLSFGAVLLLLSLLISTVLELPRTEGGLADLVNAKLQVSGTKHPVTAVLLNFRGYDTWMELGILLVAILGVLCIRKCPDLRAVAPPAATNIILENLVMGMMPLLLLVAGYLLWRGGFAPGGAFQAGVVLGAAGILLWMVGYRSLTLLPVGIWRILIIMGFLAFIAMGTSSLLRTGIFLAYDRQYAGLQIFLMESAATLSIGAILAGLVLALQPLRKEISSSDRDEG; the protein is encoded by the coding sequence ATGAGTGGTACAGGTCTCCTGCTCGATCTGGCACTGTGTGCCGCCCTGGTTTTCACGAGTTGGCGGGTTCTGCACTCCTCCGATCATTTTCAGGCAGTAGTCCTCTTCATCATCTTCGGTTTGATTCTGGCGTTGACCTGGGTCAGGCTGGATGCTCCCGATATTGCCATTGCAGAGGCGGCCGTTGGCGCCGGGCTCGCGGGTGTCATGCTTCTCGACACTTTGAGAATGATGAAATCCACAGCTGCAGAAAAAGCAGCAGAAGAAGACAGCTGGCAGGATGTGGCCGATCTCCCCTGGTACCACCAGGTCCTTTCCTTCGGAGCAGTCCTGCTGTTGTTATCCCTGCTCATAAGTACGGTGCTGGAACTCCCGCGGACAGAAGGAGGCCTGGCGGATCTGGTAAACGCCAAGCTGCAAGTAAGCGGCACCAAGCATCCGGTTACAGCCGTTCTCCTGAATTTCCGGGGATACGACACCTGGATGGAGCTCGGAATCCTTCTGGTAGCCATCCTGGGGGTTCTCTGCATCCGAAAGTGCCCGGATCTCCGGGCTGTCGCACCTCCCGCCGCTACCAACATCATCCTCGAAAACCTTGTCATGGGAATGATGCCTCTCCTGCTCCTGGTCGCCGGATACCTGCTTTGGCGGGGAGGCTTTGCCCCGGGGGGAGCTTTTCAGGCCGGTGTGGTTCTGGGCGCAGCTGGTATTCTTTTATGGATGGTCGGGTACCGGTCTTTGACCCTGCTGCCGGTAGGGATATGGCGGATTCTGATCATCATGGGTTTTCTGGCGTTTATCGCTATGGGCACTTCCTCCCTTCTGCGTACAGGAATCTTTCTGGCTTACGATCGACAATATGCGGGATTGCAGATTTTCCTCATGGAAAGCGCGGCCACTTTGTCCATTGGCGCAATATTGGCCGGATTGGTACTTGCTCTCCAGCCTTTGAGGAAGGAAATTTCCTCGTCAGACAGGGATGAGGGCTGA
- a CDS encoding sodium:proton antiporter, giving the protein MIDSFLLYGTTAAVLFVMGLQSLLGRRHLLRKIMGLNIMATGAFLLFISVAYRNRNVFADPVPQAMVITGIVVSISATGFALALARRIKAKTGLISLGNKEVSQKPVKHTRQ; this is encoded by the coding sequence ATGATCGATTCTTTTCTGCTGTATGGAACGACAGCCGCAGTCCTTTTTGTCATGGGTCTGCAAAGCCTGCTCGGCCGCCGTCATCTTCTGCGCAAGATAATGGGCTTGAATATTATGGCGACCGGAGCATTTCTTCTTTTTATATCAGTTGCATACCGAAACAGGAATGTTTTTGCCGACCCCGTTCCCCAGGCCATGGTCATCACTGGTATAGTCGTTTCCATCAGCGCCACGGGATTTGCCCTGGCTCTGGCACGCAGGATCAAGGCGAAGACCGGGCTGATTTCCCTGGGCAACAAAGAAGTATCTCAGAAACCAGTGAAGCATACGCGGCAATGA
- a CDS encoding complex I subunit 5 family protein, whose translation MMVFVVIIPFAGALLSLFSPGKMKEYVGMAAAAATCLIVMLLAFIPGGAVEFHHSLGGWASPLGIRLHVDGLSIIFLLLTAVTGLLVTLYAGPYFNSPQEEKTDDWHFWPLWLLLLGGLNSLYISADIFNMYILLELISLAAVALTTLTGRAEALIAALRYLMAAMMGSLVFLLGVAFLYAEYGILDIGGLGLLLETNPSTITAFGLMVFGMLIKTALLPFHFWLPAAHGNAPAPVSAILSALVVKGSYFMTLRIWFQIFPSVTTYSAAQFLGGLGALAILWGSFQAVRQKRLKLLVAHSTVSQIGYLFLLFPLTIAQVSGEQDVSWNMQAWTGGICQAVSHASAKAALFLAVGNIIHALGTDRLISLRDIKGRLPLTVFTIGIAGVSLMGLPPSGGFVAKWMLLNAVISSGQWWWIPVIVLGSLLTAGYVFLMLGHTFAPSRRNVALQSVPRTLEICAFTLALGAVFIGFTTSGIIDLLRMEFHAVPIPDAVSWRMPW comes from the coding sequence ATGATGGTGTTTGTGGTGATCATACCCTTTGCAGGGGCTTTGCTTTCCTTGTTTTCGCCGGGGAAAATGAAGGAGTATGTCGGCATGGCCGCCGCCGCGGCCACTTGTCTGATTGTCATGCTGCTTGCCTTTATACCCGGTGGTGCCGTGGAATTCCACCACTCCCTCGGAGGATGGGCCAGTCCGCTGGGAATACGACTGCACGTCGACGGGTTGAGCATCATCTTTCTTCTACTGACTGCCGTGACCGGCCTGCTGGTCACGCTGTATGCCGGCCCCTACTTTAACTCTCCCCAGGAGGAAAAGACCGACGACTGGCATTTCTGGCCTTTGTGGCTGCTCCTCCTGGGAGGGTTGAATTCTCTGTATATTTCGGCGGATATATTCAATATGTATATACTGCTGGAATTAATCAGTCTGGCTGCCGTGGCCCTGACCACGTTGACAGGCCGGGCCGAGGCGCTCATCGCCGCCCTGCGCTATCTTATGGCCGCCATGATGGGGTCCCTGGTTTTCCTGCTGGGAGTGGCCTTCCTCTATGCCGAATACGGCATCCTCGATATCGGCGGCCTGGGATTGCTCCTTGAAACCAATCCTTCTACGATCACGGCCTTTGGCCTGATGGTCTTCGGCATGCTCATCAAGACGGCTCTGCTGCCTTTTCATTTCTGGCTGCCGGCCGCTCATGGCAACGCTCCCGCTCCGGTCAGCGCCATTCTCTCAGCCTTGGTGGTCAAGGGTTCCTACTTCATGACGCTGCGCATTTGGTTTCAGATTTTTCCCTCTGTCACAACGTATTCAGCCGCCCAGTTCCTGGGGGGACTGGGAGCCCTTGCCATTCTCTGGGGATCCTTTCAGGCGGTGCGGCAGAAACGGCTCAAGCTCCTGGTAGCCCACTCCACGGTAAGCCAGATAGGCTATCTCTTTCTGCTTTTTCCTCTGACCATTGCTCAGGTCTCCGGAGAACAGGATGTTTCCTGGAATATGCAGGCCTGGACCGGGGGAATCTGTCAGGCCGTCTCTCATGCCTCCGCCAAAGCCGCTCTGTTTCTGGCCGTGGGGAATATCATCCATGCGCTTGGTACGGACAGGCTGATCAGCCTGCGTGATATAAAGGGGAGGCTGCCCCTGACCGTGTTCACCATAGGCATCGCCGGAGTCAGTCTCATGGGGTTGCCTCCCAGCGGCGGGTTCGTGGCCAAATGGATGCTGCTCAACGCGGTAATCTCCAGTGGCCAATGGTGGTGGATTCCGGTCATTGTCCTGGGAAGTCTCCTCACCGCGGGATATGTCTTTCTCATGCTTGGCCATACCTTCGCTCCATCCCGTAGGAACGTTGCGCTTCAGTCAGTGCCGCGCACCCTGGAGATCTGCGCCTTCACCTTGGCCCTGGGCGCTGTCTTCATCGGCTTTACCACTTCTGGAATCATAGATCTGCTGCGTATGGAATTTCACGCTGTGCCTATACCGGATGCAGTATCCTGGAGGATGCCATGGTGA
- a CDS encoding proton-conducting transporter transmembrane domain-containing protein, which produces MVNWQDLLPLITLASSLGTGIVIFFLSEKHSTLRSLLNMFGASVKVIAVAVMSWGFLVHDVDYQMRFTLALGFDFLLRVDFLSLVFLSLSANLWFLTTIYAIGYLEGSPNRSRFFGFFSLCVTASTGIALAGNLITFFIFYEFLTLVTYPLVVHRGTEKAIRAGRVYLWYNVSGGAVLFVAVVYLTTLAGSFDFTAGGVLAEIAGDEKRNLLQFIFFLLVLGLGVKTAMVPLHGWLPVAMVAPAPVSALLHAVAVVKAGAFGILRVIYYVYGKDYAAALGVLFPLSLAAAVTILYGSLQAMHHKDLKKRLAYSTVSQVSYIVLGMTLLSPLAVVGGLVHLIHQGIMKITLFFCAGNVAETLGFHRIDELSGVGRRMPLTMGTFTIAAFGMIGIPPVAGFISKWYLALGGLQDGQLWVVAVLVISTLLNAAYFLPIIYIVWFRVPEAGGPSENFQGLLETRWTLLLPTVITAFFSLGAGLWAGWQWSPLGVAEKIAQGMGILP; this is translated from the coding sequence ATGGTGAACTGGCAAGATTTGCTGCCTCTGATCACATTGGCCAGCTCCCTGGGCACCGGAATAGTGATCTTCTTTCTCTCGGAGAAACATTCCACTCTGCGCTCCCTTTTGAACATGTTCGGGGCAAGTGTCAAGGTGATTGCCGTTGCGGTCATGTCCTGGGGATTCCTGGTGCATGATGTGGACTACCAGATGCGGTTCACTCTGGCTCTTGGCTTTGATTTTCTTCTGCGGGTCGACTTCCTCTCTCTGGTTTTTCTCTCCCTGTCCGCCAATCTCTGGTTTTTGACCACCATCTATGCTATTGGATATCTGGAAGGATCGCCGAACCGCAGTCGTTTTTTCGGATTCTTCAGCCTCTGCGTTACCGCCAGTACAGGCATAGCCCTGGCCGGCAACCTCATTACCTTTTTTATCTTTTATGAATTCCTGACTCTGGTTACCTATCCTCTGGTGGTACATCGAGGTACCGAAAAAGCGATCAGGGCGGGACGTGTATACTTGTGGTACAACGTCAGCGGTGGCGCTGTCCTTTTTGTCGCGGTCGTCTATCTCACCACCCTGGCAGGCTCGTTTGATTTTACAGCCGGGGGGGTGCTGGCGGAAATAGCGGGCGATGAAAAGAGAAACCTCCTGCAGTTTATCTTCTTCCTGCTGGTGCTCGGGCTGGGAGTCAAAACGGCCATGGTGCCGCTTCACGGCTGGCTTCCGGTGGCCATGGTTGCCCCGGCCCCTGTCAGTGCCCTCCTTCATGCGGTAGCCGTGGTAAAAGCCGGAGCTTTCGGAATATTGCGCGTGATATACTATGTATACGGCAAGGATTATGCTGCTGCTCTGGGAGTGCTCTTCCCCCTGTCATTGGCGGCAGCCGTTACCATCCTTTATGGATCGCTGCAGGCCATGCATCACAAAGATTTGAAAAAACGGCTGGCCTATTCCACGGTAAGCCAGGTCTCTTATATTGTCCTGGGGATGACTCTGCTGAGTCCGCTGGCAGTGGTTGGCGGACTGGTTCATCTCATTCATCAGGGCATTATGAAAATCACTCTTTTCTTTTGCGCCGGAAATGTAGCGGAAACCCTGGGTTTCCATAGAATCGATGAACTCAGTGGTGTCGGCCGACGGATGCCGCTTACCATGGGCACCTTTACCATCGCCGCCTTCGGCATGATAGGAATTCCTCCGGTAGCCGGGTTCATCAGCAAATGGTACCTGGCCCTGGGCGGACTGCAGGACGGGCAATTATGGGTGGTTGCAGTCCTGGTGATCAGCACTCTGCTTAACGCCGCTTATTTCCTGCCCATTATCTATATCGTCTGGTTCAGGGTGCCTGAAGCCGGCGGGCCTTCTGAAAACTTTCAGGGTTTACTGGAAACCAGATGGACGCTTCTCCTGCCAACCGTTATCACGGCCTTTTTCAGCCTGGGCGCCGGATTATGGGCCGGGTGGCAATGGAGTCCACTGGGAGTTGCCGAAAAAATCGCTCAGGGCATGGGGATATTGCCATGA
- a CDS encoding complex I subunit 5 family protein produces MMCIFSILLPLAAGFLVLLPASRNMAMRLLLPLAALPALLTAIFGITAEVEVPSLILGLRFGMGIYGRTFLAASALVWLASSLFTLGYMAGKPRVTSFVFFFSLTMSGNFGLILARDIPSFYTFFALMTYAAYGLVVHDRRPESLFAGKIYLIMALCGEAAIITAIFLAVSSAPGIGVEDILPALQISPWRSIILTAAFIGFGVKAGAFLLHFWLPLAHPAAPSPASAVLSGSMIKAGLLGWLHFFPPGSMDFHFWGIVFLCFGGSALFYGVVVGLLQFNPKTILAYSSISQMGLMTFTLGVGLYDADLWPVVRPVLLVLILNHSLSKGLLFLMTGAAGSVGKSRISAILFSTALFFPVLALAGFPWTAGAAVKYGLKGAASASSVAWPVEPSLLLTLSGVATALLLGHFLIRLQEKKNSKEQRLHFYMWLPLAALLFVLVVVMIIAPHFMGMETDIEKMTHYDSWSTAWPVLVGLLLALPFRVFCARCALPEFQSGKRAGQLARPFFRLNLWGMIRLAQRKRRLTRFFWTQYAALFDRGKDSYPVFKWIEDRFMHWNTAGLMFVTLLVVFILLTLLQGQS; encoded by the coding sequence ATGATGTGCATTTTCAGCATCCTCCTGCCACTTGCCGCAGGTTTTCTGGTGCTCCTGCCTGCAAGCAGAAACATGGCGATGCGCCTGCTCCTTCCTCTGGCCGCTCTTCCTGCTCTTTTAACGGCTATTTTCGGCATAACAGCCGAGGTTGAAGTTCCGTCATTGATTCTGGGCCTGCGTTTCGGCATGGGTATTTACGGACGTACATTTCTTGCTGCCTCCGCCCTGGTCTGGCTGGCTTCGTCGCTGTTCACCCTTGGCTATATGGCAGGGAAGCCGAGAGTCACCTCCTTTGTTTTTTTCTTTTCTTTGACCATGAGCGGTAACTTCGGGCTCATTCTGGCACGCGATATTCCCTCCTTTTACACCTTTTTCGCGCTCATGACCTACGCGGCCTACGGTCTTGTGGTGCATGATCGCCGCCCCGAATCATTATTCGCCGGCAAAATATATCTGATCATGGCACTCTGCGGTGAAGCCGCGATAATTACAGCCATATTCCTGGCGGTAAGTTCAGCTCCAGGAATCGGAGTGGAGGATATCTTACCGGCGCTGCAGATTTCTCCCTGGAGAAGTATCATCCTCACCGCAGCCTTTATCGGTTTCGGAGTAAAAGCGGGTGCGTTTTTGCTGCATTTCTGGCTGCCTCTCGCTCATCCGGCGGCGCCGAGTCCCGCCAGTGCGGTTTTGAGCGGAAGCATGATCAAGGCAGGACTGCTCGGCTGGCTCCATTTCTTTCCCCCAGGTTCCATGGACTTTCATTTCTGGGGGATTGTCTTCCTCTGCTTTGGGGGATCCGCTCTTTTTTACGGGGTGGTCGTCGGTCTGCTGCAATTCAATCCTAAAACCATCCTTGCCTACTCCAGCATCAGCCAGATGGGGTTGATGACATTCACCCTTGGGGTGGGATTGTATGATGCCGACCTCTGGCCGGTTGTGAGGCCGGTTCTGCTAGTGCTGATCCTCAACCATTCCCTGAGCAAGGGGCTTCTTTTTTTGATGACGGGCGCTGCAGGATCCGTTGGTAAAAGCAGGATATCGGCAATACTCTTTTCGACGGCCTTGTTTTTTCCCGTTCTGGCTCTGGCGGGTTTCCCCTGGACTGCCGGAGCAGCTGTAAAATACGGACTCAAGGGTGCCGCCTCTGCAAGCTCCGTTGCCTGGCCGGTCGAACCTTCCCTGCTTTTGACATTAAGTGGTGTGGCCACCGCACTGCTTCTCGGTCATTTTCTCATCAGGTTGCAGGAAAAGAAGAATTCTAAGGAGCAACGGCTGCATTTTTACATGTGGTTGCCACTGGCAGCCTTGCTGTTCGTGCTTGTCGTGGTGATGATCATCGCCCCGCATTTTATGGGAATGGAAACTGATATCGAAAAGATGACCCATTATGATTCGTGGTCCACCGCCTGGCCGGTGCTGGTCGGTCTGCTTCTGGCGCTGCCTTTTCGAGTTTTCTGCGCCAGATGTGCCCTGCCGGAATTTCAATCCGGGAAACGGGCCGGGCAATTGGCACGGCCGTTCTTCCGTCTCAATCTCTGGGGCATGATCCGTTTGGCTCAGCGGAAAAGAAGGTTGACCCGGTTTTTCTGGACTCAATATGCTGCACTTTTCGACAGGGGCAAGGATTCTTATCCTGTTTTCAAATGGATTGAAGATCGTTTCATGCACTGGAACACCGCAGGGCTGATGTTTGTCACCCTACTGGTGGTATTTATCCTTTTAACTCTTTTACAGGGGCAATCATGA
- a CDS encoding Na+/H+ antiporter subunit E has translation MKLKSLWLRALLFRLILFSIIWWGLSEGRIPYLLPPALFVIMAAGVSMFSVPPGKWTIRLLAVPEFIVFFLIQTFLAGLEVAFRAFHPRLPLETGLISYTPGLSRQSAKIFLVWIISLLPGTASISFEENRVLIHVLDTEQVHQEKLLAIEKRVASLFG, from the coding sequence ATGAAGCTGAAATCTCTCTGGCTCAGGGCCCTATTGTTCCGCCTGATCCTGTTCTCCATTATCTGGTGGGGGCTGAGTGAGGGGAGGATTCCCTATCTTCTGCCTCCTGCTCTGTTTGTTATAATGGCGGCAGGCGTCAGCATGTTCAGCGTACCACCGGGTAAATGGACCATCCGCCTGCTGGCTGTACCGGAGTTTATAGTCTTTTTTTTAATACAGACTTTTCTGGCTGGACTGGAGGTTGCCTTCAGGGCATTTCACCCAAGGCTGCCCCTTGAAACCGGTCTCATTTCCTATACGCCGGGGTTGTCCCGGCAATCAGCGAAAATATTCCTTGTCTGGATCATCAGCCTCCTGCCCGGCACCGCCAGTATCTCTTTCGAGGAAAATCGGGTGCTGATTCATGTGCTGGACACAGAGCAGGTCCACCAGGAAAAACTCTTGGCCATTGAAAAGCGTGTGGCCTCGCTTTTCGGATGA